A single Pan troglodytes isolate AG18354 chromosome 19, NHGRI_mPanTro3-v2.0_pri, whole genome shotgun sequence DNA region contains:
- the CANT1 gene encoding soluble calcium-activated nucleotidase 1, protein MPVQLSEHPEWNESMHSLRISVGGLPVLASMTKAADPRFRPRWKVILTFFVGAAILWLLCSHRPAPGRPPTHNAHNWRLSQAPANWYNDTYPLSPPQRTPAGIRYRIAVIADLDTESRAQEENTWFSYLKKGYLTLSDSGDKVAVEWDKDHGVLESHLAEKGRGMELSDLIVFNGKLYSVDDRTGVVYQIEGSKAVPWVILSDGDGTVEKGFKAEWLAVKDERLYVGGLGKEWTTTTGDVVNENPEWVKVVGYKGSVDHENWVSNYNALRAAAGIRPPGYLIHESACWSDTLQRWFFLPRRASQERYSEKVDERKGANLLLSASPDFGDIAVSHVGAVVPTHGFSSFKFIPNTDDQIIVALKSEEDSGRVASYIMAFTLDGRFLLPETKIGSVKYEGIEFI, encoded by the exons ATGCCCGTGCAGCTGTCTGAGCACCCGGAATGGAATGAGTCTATGCACTCCCTCCGGATCAGTGTGGGGGGCCTTCCTGTGCTGGCGTCCATGACCAAGGCCGCGGACCCCCGCTTCCGCCCCCGCTGGAAGGTGATCCTGACGTTCTTTGTGGGTGCCGCCATCCTCTGGCTGCTCTGCTCCCACCGCCCGGCCCCCGGCAGGCCCCCCACCCACAATGCACACAACTGGAGGCTCAGCCAGGCGCCCGCCAACTGGTACAATGACACCTACCCCCTGTCTCCCCCACAAAGGACACCGGCTGGGATTCGGTACCGAATCGCAGTTATCGCAGACCTGGACACAGAGTCAAGGGCCCAAGAGGAAAACACCTGGTTCAGTTACCTGAAAAAGGGCTACCTGACCCTGTCAGACAGTGGGGACAAGGTGGCCGTGGAATGGGACAAAGACCATGGGGTCCTGGAGTCCCACCTGGCGGAGAAGGGGAGAGGCATGGAGCTGTCTGACCTGATTGTTTTCAATGGGAAACTCTACTCCGTGGATGACCGGACGGGGGTCGTCTACCAGATCGAAGGCAGCAAAGCCGTGCCCTGGGTGATTCTGTCCGACGGCGACGGCACCGTGGAGAAAG GCTTCAAGGCCGAATGGCTGGCAGTGAAGGACGAGCGTCTGTATGTGGGCGGCCTGGGCAAGGAGTGGACGACCACTACGGGTGACGTGGTGAACGAGAACCCGGAGTGGGTGAAGGTGGTGGGCTACAAGGGCAGCGTGGACCACGAGAACTGGGTGTCCAACTACAACGCCCTGCGGGCTGCTGCCGGCATCCGGCCGCCAG GCTACCTCATCCATGAGTCTGCCTGCTGGAGTGACACGCTGCAGCGCTGGTTCTTCCTGCCGCGCCGCGCCAGCCAGGAGCGCTACAGCGAGAAGGTCGACGAGCGCAAGGGCGCCAACCTGCTGCTGAGCGCCTCCCCTGACTTCGGCGACATCGCTGTGAGCCACGTCGGGGCGGTGGTCCCCACTCACGGCTTCTCGTCCTTCAAGTTCATCCCCAACACCGACGACCAGATCATTGTGGCCCTCAAGTCCGAGGAGGACAGCGGCAGAGTCGCCTCCTACATCATGGCCTTCACGCTGGACGGGCGCTTCCTGTTGCCGGAGACCAAGATCGGAAGCGTGAAATACGAAGGCATCGAGTTCATTTAA